A DNA window from Deltaproteobacteria bacterium contains the following coding sequences:
- the fliQ gene encoding flagellar biosynthesis protein FliQ gives MESYVISITKQALYLTLILTAPPVVAALLVGLAISLIQATTQIQEQTLTFVPKLVAVMVTLVLVGPWTMVQLVNFAQALMDSFPTYVK, from the coding sequence TTGGAATCCTACGTCATCTCAATCACCAAACAGGCGCTCTATCTGACGCTGATCCTGACCGCTCCCCCGGTTGTTGCCGCGCTGTTGGTCGGTCTTGCGATCAGCCTGATCCAGGCGACGACTCAGATCCAGGAACAGACACTGACTTTCGTGCCGAAATTGGTCGCGGTCATGGTGACGCTCGTCCTGGTCGGGCCGTGGACGATGGTTCAATTGGTTAATTTTGCGCAGGCTTTGATGGATTCATTTCCG